Part of the Microaerobacter geothermalis genome is shown below.
TTGAACAAGGCGACTTAAAGGCGAATGAGCTCTTGCCCTCCATTCGTCAACTTGCAGATTCCTTACATGTAAGCCGTAATACAACATTAATGGCATATGAACAACTTGTTGCTGAAGGGTATATTCGTGGAGAGAGCCGAAAAGGTTATTTTGTAAATGAGTTAGAACCCCTTTTATTTCAAGAAGCTCACAGCTCTTCTCATCACAAGCAAACAGAGCCGGTACCACCTGTTCGCATTGATTTCCGCGCAGACGTGGTCGATCAATCGCATTTCCCTTTAAAAACGTGGAGGAGGATCTCGAATCAGGTATTAACAGTAAAGGACAGCTTTCGATACGGGGAACCTTTTGGCGAATTGTGCCTACGCGAACAAATCGCAGCATATTTACTCCAGTCTCGTGGGGTGAGAACAGATCCAAATGCAATCATTATCGGAAGTAGTACCCAACAAATGCTTGTATACCTTGGGCATATACTGAAGGATGAGTTCCAGAGTATTATAGTTGAAGACCCTGGTTACGACGGTGCTAGGGAAGCTTTTCAATTCCATCGTTTTATGTTTGAATCTTTGCCGGTTTATGAAACAGGTGCTGATCTTTCACAATTAGAACAAATGAAATCACGATTAATCTATGTAACCCCTTCCCATCACAGTCCATTGGGGGTAAGCATGTCCATTCAACAACGTCAAATGCTTATTCATTGGGCTAACAAGATGGAAGGATATATTATCGAAGACGATTATGATAGTGAATTTCGCTATACACAACAACCATTTCCAGCTCTCGCTTCCATAGATTCAGCAAGAGTCATTTATCTAGGGAATTTCTCAAAGTCCTTTCTTCCAGGAATTCGCTTAAGCTATATGGTGTTGCCACAGCCACTTTTAAACCGTTATAAAAATCAATTTCTTCGTTTCGAAAGTACCACTTCAATTCTTAGCCAACTCACAATGGCTAAATTTATGGAAGATGGAGAGTGGAATCGCCATATTAAGCGTATGCGTCTTGTTTATAAACGAAAAATGCAGCACTTAGTATCAGAATTAAGAAAGCAATTCGAGCAAAATATATCCATTATTGGCGAGCAGTCTGGTTTGTACTTATTAGCCAAAGTACATTTGAAGCGTTCAGAAGAATGGCTAATTCAACAAGCTTCTCTTCATGGTGTTAAAGTTTACCCTACCTCACTCTACTTCATTAAAAATCATACCGATAAACCAATTATTAAACTTGGTTTTAGTAATCTTTCTTGTGATGAAATCCAGCTTGGTGTGAAGCTCTTAAAAAAGGCATGGTTATAAAATACATCACACGTTTGCCACTTAAGAACGCCTTCCTATTGGTAGATCGGCTTCAAAAACTGCGCGGGATCAGTCTAAATCTTTATTTTCGCAGAACATAATCTACTTTTGCAGAAGCCACTCATCATTGAACTAACGAAGATCGTTAGTTCAACAAAAAAAGCGGCGAACAAAGGCTTTATTTTATAGTCTTTGCGCCGGACAATTATCACTATCGTCTTAATCTGCTGATATAGCTACTATCAAGTAATATTTCCTTTCTGATCCTGTGTACCATCACTTGTGATACGGTTCCCCGCGGCGCATCTAAGCACAAAGCGCAATATAATTACAATGTGTTCATCAGTATATAAAGTTAAAACCACTCCAGCGATGGAGTGGTTCCTTATGCTCTGATTCAACTATCGTTTCCCGTTAGTTTAACCAACTTATATCGCCATTGTGTGTAGCTTGTTACCCTCGGGATCCCAATATTCAAAACCGCCATGGCCATCATCTGAAATATCGGTTACTTCTACTCCTTTTTTCTTTTAAGTACCGAGATTTCGTCATAAAGTTACTTCTGCACAATCTGAATAAGGTTGCCGCATGTATCGTCGAAGACAGCTATTGTGAGTTCGCCCATTTTTGTCGGCTCCATAGTAAAATTCACGCCGTTTTCCAATAATCGTTTGTACTCTTTATTAATATCTGCAACGCCAAACATTGTTGCTGGGATGCCATCGGCAAATATCTTCTTTTGATACTCTTTGGCGGCAGGATGGTCATTCGGTTCGAGTAAAAGCTCGGTACCGTCTTGCTCATCGGGAGAAACAAGCGTTATCCACCTAAATTCTCCGACGGGAACGTCATGCTTTTTTACAAAGCCCAGCGTTTCTGTATAAAACTCCAATGCCTTGTCTTGATCTTGAACGAATATACTGGTAACAATGATTTTCATAATGTTTTTGCCTCCTTTGATATTTGCGACGTTGGTGCTCTGCTAACAATCTGGCTCCAATCAGAAAAACCCATACATTCTTCAGAAGTTTTTAAGATTAAAATTACTCTATCCATCCTTTCAGCAAATTTTTAAGTGGTTCGTTATTGAATATAACCACTCGATATTTTCCCTTTTTTTCTGATTTTACGAGCCCTGCATCTTCCAATGCAGAAAGATGTTTAGCTATCGCCTGTCGCGAAATGGTAAGGTCGTGCTTCATAATGAGACGTACCGTAAGTTCATACAACGTCATCTCGTTGCGTTCGGATAGTTCGTCTAATATAAGCCGCCGAGTCGAGTCGCCAAGTGCTTTGAATATAGCGTCTTTGTCCCAATTCATATATCGAGTATAAGCAACCCTGCGGTTGCTTGTCAAGCATAAGCAACTGTAAAGTTGCATGATCAAGGAACCGTATCATGCAACCTTAACAAGTTAAAGTCACATAATAGTAGTTTGAACCATTATAGAAATATTAACTGTGTTTCAACAAAAAAAGCTGCAATAATCCTCCTTGGATCAATACACTAGTTAAATTTATAATCCCTTGTATGTTTTTTTATTTTTAACACGTTTCTTATTCAACTAACCTGCCCGTTAACTGAACAAACATTAATCGTATCGTCCAAAATTAATCCCTAGTCAGGCGACGGATGTGGTAAAATATGGTGCGGATAGGTACGGTCTATTGGGGACAGATTTGCTAGAATATCCGCACCACGCACCAATTTCAAACCGACTGAGAAAAAACGAAGCTAGGTCAAAATCAAGAATTAGGATTGCCAAACGTATTTTCTTGTCTGCTCTCTCCGCCAATATGTCTCTCTGTTAGTTACTCCTATAAGGTGTCTAACCTATATACATTGATACCCTAAGGAGGTAATTAAATGATACATCCTGTCAGAGAATGTATAGCGAAAATTGGATTGTCTCAGAATTCGTTTGCTGTATTGAATGCCATCTCAGTTCAGAGACTACGGGATTGCCTGTATGGTTACACCGAATCCATTCCGAAAAAAATCGTTAGTATTTTGGTTCAGCAGGGCTATGATGAACAAGAAGTACAACAGCAGTATAAACAATGGCGTAAATGGAAAGCTGAACAGGAGTTTCTTAACTCCCCCGCCGCTCATGAAGGGAGGGGGGCATGATGAAAAAACTGCCGTTGGATACTATCCTTACTCTAATAAGACGGGAGAAAATTCTAGGGCATGGTTTTGACTTGGACGAACTAGTCCAGATATTCGTACAATATGTGAAAGACCCG
Proteins encoded:
- a CDS encoding preprotein translocase subunit TatA — encoded protein: MIHPVRECIAKIGLSQNSFAVLNAISVQRLRDCLYGYTESIPKKIVSILVQQGYDEQEVQQQYKQWRKWKAEQEFLNSPAAHEGRGA
- a CDS encoding ArsR/SmtB family transcription factor, whose product is MNWDKDAIFKALGDSTRRLILDELSERNEMTLYELTVRLIMKHDLTISRQAIAKHLSALEDAGLVKSEKKGKYRVVIFNNEPLKNLLKGWIE
- the pdxR gene encoding MocR-like pyridoxine biosynthesis transcription factor PdxR, giving the protein MKNTIFTFEDNSPKYKQIYEKFKSFIEQGDLKANELLPSIRQLADSLHVSRNTTLMAYEQLVAEGYIRGESRKGYFVNELEPLLFQEAHSSSHHKQTEPVPPVRIDFRADVVDQSHFPLKTWRRISNQVLTVKDSFRYGEPFGELCLREQIAAYLLQSRGVRTDPNAIIIGSSTQQMLVYLGHILKDEFQSIIVEDPGYDGAREAFQFHRFMFESLPVYETGADLSQLEQMKSRLIYVTPSHHSPLGVSMSIQQRQMLIHWANKMEGYIIEDDYDSEFRYTQQPFPALASIDSARVIYLGNFSKSFLPGIRLSYMVLPQPLLNRYKNQFLRFESTTSILSQLTMAKFMEDGEWNRHIKRMRLVYKRKMQHLVSELRKQFEQNISIIGEQSGLYLLAKVHLKRSEEWLIQQASLHGVKVYPTSLYFIKNHTDKPIIKLGFSNLSCDEIQLGVKLLKKAWL
- a CDS encoding VOC family protein, with product MKIIVTSIFVQDQDKALEFYTETLGFVKKHDVPVGEFRWITLVSPDEQDGTELLLEPNDHPAAKEYQKKIFADGIPATMFGVADINKEYKRLLENGVNFTMEPTKMGELTIAVFDDTCGNLIQIVQK